The Thermodesulfobacteriota bacterium genome window below encodes:
- a CDS encoding PilZ domain-containing protein yields MESKDKRKHFRVNSLNLSYVFVDGKNDEGSQTIGRTLNVSESGILLETRIPVHLNDRLLLTIGLKEDLVNINGKVVHAAEDEDGKYEVGVQFTDKDDTASEILQKYIKAFKDKKKSD; encoded by the coding sequence ATGGAATCCAAAGACAAAAGAAAACACTTTAGAGTGAATTCACTGAATCTGTCGTATGTATTTGTTGATGGTAAAAATGATGAAGGGTCACAAACTATTGGCAGAACTTTAAATGTATCGGAATCGGGAATACTTCTGGAAACACGTATTCCGGTTCATCTAAATGATAGGTTGTTGCTTACCATTGGCTTAAAAGAAGACCTTGTCAATATTAATGGGAAAGTGGTCCATGCTGCCGAAGATGAAGATGGAAAGTATGAAGTCGGTGTCCAATTTACCGATAAGGATGATACCGCAAGCGAAATTCTGCAAAAATATATCAAAGCATTTAAAGATAAAAAGAAAAGTGACTAA